Proteins encoded together in one Aminipila butyrica window:
- a CDS encoding 2-oxoacid:acceptor oxidoreductase family protein, with product MGKSTVEIRWHGRGGQGAKTACLLLADVAFYSGKHVQGFPEYGPERMGAPITAYNRITDKRCTVHSNIYSPDYVIVVDETLLGSVDVTSGLKEEGAIIINSEKEPEELRSLLGGFKGQVCSIDARRISEETIGRNMPNTPMLAAAVKISKIVEQEQFIRDMESSLRHKFTTKPQVVSGNMEALRKSMEEVKVG from the coding sequence ATGGGAAAGAGTACAGTGGAGATTCGTTGGCACGGACGAGGAGGCCAGGGTGCAAAGACCGCTTGCCTGCTGTTGGCGGATGTGGCCTTTTACTCAGGGAAGCACGTACAGGGTTTTCCGGAATACGGTCCGGAGCGGATGGGTGCGCCGATTACAGCCTATAACCGAATCACCGATAAGCGGTGCACGGTTCATTCTAATATTTATAGTCCGGATTACGTCATCGTAGTGGATGAAACCTTGTTGGGCAGTGTGGATGTGACCAGCGGATTGAAGGAAGAAGGGGCCATCATTATCAACAGTGAGAAAGAGCCGGAAGAATTGAGAAGCCTGCTGGGTGGTTTTAAGGGGCAGGTGTGCTCTATCGATGCCAGACGGATTTCAGAAGAGACTATTGGCCGGAATATGCCGAACACCCCTATGCTGGCGGCTGCGGTAAAGATTAGTAAAATCGTGGAACAGGAGCAATTTATCCGAGATATGGAGAGTTCCCTGCGTCACAAGTTTACGACAAAGCCTCAGGTGGTTTCTGGCAATATGGAAGCCCTGAGAAAATCCATGGAGGAGGTAAAGGTAGGCTAA
- a CDS encoding DUF3343 domain-containing protein: MKNEYLLTFSSFYKAKYAQEKITELGIRSTVKRAPSEIVTSCGYAVYVKTEDISQVLRIFDGEILTVKSIFLIDYSTGTTQYRRLSF, from the coding sequence ATGAAAAATGAGTATTTGCTTACGTTCTCTTCGTTTTATAAGGCAAAGTATGCTCAGGAAAAGATAACCGAGCTGGGAATCCGGAGCACCGTAAAGCGAGCGCCCTCAGAGATTGTTACGTCCTGCGGATATGCTGTTTACGTGAAAACAGAGGATATTAGCCAGGTGCTGCGTATCTTTGACGGGGAAATACTCACCGTCAAGAGCATTTTCCTGATCGATTATTCTACCGGAACCACTCAGTATAGAAGGCTGTCTTTTTAG